A window of Prolixibacter sp. SD074 contains these coding sequences:
- a CDS encoding curli assembly protein CsgF gives MKRILLILLCLTPAMVFAQDFVYTPVNPAFGGNTYNYSWLMNSADAQKKQSSSSNSATDLFSQSQSNLTDFTTNLNNQILNELSNRILQDQFNNFSLQNGQYNVGNYQINIKQGTQGVDINILDTQTGGQSSITIPNQ, from the coding sequence ATGAAAAGAATACTATTAATATTACTCTGTTTAACGCCGGCTATGGTTTTTGCTCAGGACTTTGTTTATACGCCCGTGAATCCTGCCTTTGGTGGCAACACATACAACTACAGTTGGTTGATGAATTCAGCAGATGCACAAAAAAAACAAAGTTCTTCTTCCAATTCCGCCACCGATTTGTTCAGTCAATCACAATCCAATCTTACCGATTTTACGACCAATTTGAATAATCAAATCCTGAACGAACTATCGAATAGAATACTGCAGGATCAGTTTAACAACTTTAGTCTCCAAAATGGACAATACAATGTTGGGAATTATCAAATCAACATAAAACAAGGCACTCAAGGGGTTGATATTAATATTTTAGATACCCAAACCGGGGGACAATCCAGTATCACGATTCCCAATCAATAA
- the tdh gene encoding L-threonine 3-dehydrogenase, protein MKAIRKSKPGKGLWLEDVAIPEVGVNEVLVRIKKSAICGTDLHIYKWDAWAQKTINTPMTIGHEYVGVVADKGNEVTHFEIGERVTVEGHIACGYCRNCRRGRKHICDHTVGIGVNRDGGFAEYVVVPSENVLKIDARIPDEIVSIMDPLGNATHTALSFPLIGEDVLVTGAGGPIGCMAIAISKFVGARNVIGTELSPYRRDLAMKMGATNVIDPRTESLEKTMHDAGMVSGFDIGLEVSGSPVAFDSMIKHMYNGSKISLLGILPDTTQIEWDRVIFKGITLKGIYGREMYETWYKMEKMLLSGLNISPVITHRFHYTEFQKAFEIMEEGNCGKIILDWED, encoded by the coding sequence ATGAAAGCAATAAGAAAAAGTAAACCAGGAAAAGGACTTTGGCTCGAAGATGTTGCCATTCCTGAAGTTGGTGTAAATGAAGTACTGGTCAGGATAAAAAAATCGGCAATATGCGGAACCGACTTACATATATATAAGTGGGACGCCTGGGCACAGAAAACCATTAATACCCCCATGACCATCGGGCATGAATATGTTGGAGTCGTTGCCGATAAGGGAAATGAAGTAACACATTTCGAAATAGGCGAGCGGGTAACCGTCGAAGGTCATATTGCTTGTGGTTACTGCCGTAATTGCCGTCGGGGGCGGAAACACATCTGCGATCATACAGTAGGAATTGGTGTTAACCGCGATGGTGGGTTTGCCGAATATGTAGTCGTACCTTCCGAAAATGTACTGAAGATAGATGCCCGGATTCCTGATGAGATTGTTTCCATCATGGATCCGTTGGGAAATGCCACCCACACAGCTCTTTCTTTCCCACTCATTGGCGAGGATGTTCTGGTTACGGGTGCCGGTGGCCCAATTGGTTGTATGGCCATTGCCATCAGTAAGTTTGTAGGGGCGCGCAATGTGATTGGAACCGAATTGAGCCCATACCGACGTGATTTGGCGATGAAAATGGGGGCGACGAATGTTATTGATCCGCGAACCGAAAGTTTGGAGAAAACGATGCACGATGCCGGGATGGTTTCAGGGTTTGACATTGGACTGGAAGTATCCGGTTCACCGGTTGCTTTCGATTCAATGATTAAGCACATGTATAATGGCAGTAAGATTTCTTTATTGGGGATTTTGCCGGATACTACACAAATCGAGTGGGATAGAGTTATTTTCAAAGGGATTACCCTGAAAGGGATTTATGGAAGAGAGATGTACGAAACCTGGTACAAAATGGAAAAAATGTTGTTGTCAGGGCTCAATATCTCACCAGTTATTACGCACCGTTTCCACTACACCGAATTTCAGAAAGCATTCGAAATCATGGAAGAAGGAAATTGTGGTAAAATTATCCTCGACTGGGAAGATTAA
- a CDS encoding RidA family protein, which yields MKKIISTPDAPAAIGPYSQAVEVNGTLYISGQIPMNPSTKKIPGGITAQADQVMKNIEAILKAAGFGFGEVVKSTCFLTDMANFKAMNEVYGRYYETNPPARAAFAVKELPLGVLIEIETIAVK from the coding sequence ATGAAGAAAATTATTTCGACACCAGATGCTCCCGCAGCAATCGGTCCCTATAGCCAGGCTGTTGAAGTAAACGGAACGCTTTACATTTCCGGGCAAATACCAATGAACCCTTCCACAAAGAAAATCCCTGGGGGAATCACGGCACAGGCCGATCAGGTGATGAAAAATATTGAAGCCATTTTAAAAGCCGCTGGTTTTGGTTTTGGTGAGGTGGTGAAGTCCACTTGCTTTTTGACAGATATGGCCAATTTTAAGGCCATGAATGAGGTTTACGGAAGGTATTATGAAACGAATCCACCGGCCAGGGCAGCTTTTGCAGTAAAAGAATTACCATTGGGTGTACTGATCGAAATTGAAACCATTGCCGTAAAATAG
- a CDS encoding MATE family efflux transporter, producing MTPKTKSPMFRNYRSYYKNILRLAFPLMLSQAGQVVVQLADTVMVGHVGTPELAAASFASNLFYLVMMLGMGITFGLTPLVGQSYGRNQFHEVAIYFKNSLWLNFGFTVVLTSASWGVSYLMPYMGQPANVVVLAIPYFRVLSISMLPFLLFFTLKQFAEGLGNTHIAMVVTLTANALNIFLNYILIYGKVGFPALGLLGAGYATLVARTAMPVMMALLLYFKGNFRKYLLFFSSVPTSMHKMLELLKIGLPIGVQLVLEIVAFNFGGVMMGWLGAVPLAAHQVALGLATMTFMISNGIAMATTVRVSTWMGAHRLREMRMAIEASRHLVLLFMGFSAVVFIVFRNLLPVLFTPDKAVVHQATILLIVAAFFQIFDGLQVVSLGCLRGMADVKYPMYMAGISYLLIGIPVSYLFAFVLKFGPAGIWIGFLAGLASAGIFFYLRIRYNIRHITK from the coding sequence TTGACGCCGAAAACAAAGAGCCCGATGTTCCGGAATTACCGATCATACTATAAGAATATATTGCGCCTTGCTTTTCCTTTGATGCTTTCGCAGGCAGGTCAGGTGGTGGTACAGCTGGCTGACACAGTGATGGTCGGGCATGTCGGGACCCCCGAACTGGCAGCAGCTTCGTTTGCCAGCAACCTGTTTTACCTGGTGATGATGCTGGGGATGGGAATAACATTTGGCCTTACGCCTTTGGTGGGGCAGTCGTATGGTCGAAATCAATTCCATGAGGTTGCGATTTACTTTAAAAACAGCTTATGGTTGAATTTTGGGTTCACGGTAGTGTTGACTTCAGCTTCATGGGGAGTTTCTTACCTGATGCCTTATATGGGACAGCCTGCCAACGTGGTTGTTTTGGCAATTCCATACTTCAGGGTCCTGAGCATCTCCATGCTGCCTTTTCTCTTGTTTTTTACATTGAAGCAATTCGCCGAAGGGTTGGGGAATACCCATATTGCCATGGTGGTAACGCTCACGGCCAACGCGCTTAACATTTTTCTAAACTATATCCTGATTTATGGTAAGGTAGGGTTCCCGGCATTGGGATTGCTGGGAGCGGGTTACGCTACGTTAGTTGCCCGAACGGCCATGCCGGTTATGATGGCTTTGCTTCTTTATTTTAAAGGTAATTTCAGGAAGTACCTCTTGTTTTTTTCTTCCGTTCCAACAAGCATGCATAAGATGCTTGAGTTACTTAAAATTGGTTTGCCAATTGGGGTACAACTGGTGCTCGAAATTGTCGCTTTTAACTTTGGCGGCGTGATGATGGGGTGGTTGGGCGCCGTTCCGCTGGCAGCGCACCAGGTAGCATTAGGACTGGCAACTATGACTTTCATGATTTCCAATGGTATTGCCATGGCTACCACTGTGCGGGTCAGCACCTGGATGGGAGCCCACCGTTTAAGGGAAATGAGAATGGCCATCGAAGCATCACGGCATCTCGTTTTACTTTTTATGGGATTTTCGGCAGTTGTTTTTATTGTCTTTCGGAACTTACTGCCTGTTCTGTTTACCCCTGACAAGGCGGTCGTCCATCAGGCGACGATTCTGTTGATTGTTGCTGCTTTCTTCCAGATTTTCGATGGGTTACAGGTTGTTTCACTGGGATGCCTTCGCGGGATGGCCGATGTAAAATATCCCATGTACATGGCTGGGATTTCTTACCTTTTAATAGGAATCCCGGTCAGTTACCTGTTTGCATTCGTCCTGAAGTTTGGACCAGCCGGAATCTGGATTGGGTTTCTTGCCGGTTTGGCTTCCGCCGGAATATTTTTTTACCTTCGCATTCGATACAACATCAGGCATATTACAAAATAA
- the rplI gene encoding 50S ribosomal protein L9 — MEIILLQDVPRLGSKDDIVDVKDGYARNFLIPQRQAVLASKSAKKVLSENQRQRAHKEAKLKEEAQAIAAKLEGLKISIGAKTSTTGKIFGSVNNIQIAEALKENGFDIDRKQITIKEDAIKEVGKHVAKIKLHRDMYFDLEFEVVSE; from the coding sequence ATGGAAATCATTCTGCTTCAAGATGTACCCCGCCTGGGTAGCAAAGATGATATTGTGGATGTAAAGGACGGTTACGCACGTAATTTCCTCATTCCGCAAAGACAGGCTGTTTTGGCCAGCAAGTCGGCAAAAAAAGTACTAAGCGAAAACCAACGTCAGCGCGCTCACAAAGAAGCAAAGTTGAAAGAGGAAGCCCAGGCAATTGCAGCCAAACTCGAAGGCTTAAAAATTAGCATTGGCGCTAAAACCAGTACGACCGGAAAAATATTCGGCTCAGTTAATAATATTCAGATTGCTGAAGCGCTTAAAGAAAATGGCTTCGACATCGATCGCAAACAGATTACCATCAAAGAAGACGCTATTAAAGAAGTCGGTAAGCATGTTGCGAAAATCAAACTGCACCGTGATATGTACTTTGATCTCGAGTTTGAAGTTGTTTCCGAGTAA
- the rpsR gene encoding 30S ribosomal protein S18, which translates to MAGNTSEIRYLTPPSVEIKKKKYCRFKKNGIKYVDYKDPEFLKKFLNEQGKILPRRITGTSLKYQRKVAQAVKRARQIALLPYVTDLLK; encoded by the coding sequence ATGGCAGGTAATACAAGCGAAATCAGGTACCTGACCCCGCCGTCAGTCGAAATCAAGAAGAAAAAATACTGCCGTTTTAAAAAGAACGGAATTAAGTATGTTGATTACAAGGATCCGGAATTCCTGAAGAAATTCCTGAACGAACAGGGTAAAATTCTTCCCCGTCGTATCACCGGAACTTCTTTGAAATACCAGCGTAAAGTAGCACAGGCTGTGAAAAGGGCCCGTCAGATTGCTTTGCTGCCTTATGTAACCGATTTGTTAAAATAA
- the rpsF gene encoding 30S ribosomal protein S6, with amino-acid sequence MLNQYETVFIATPVLSEAQIKEAVEKFKGLITGNNGELLHEEHWGLKKLAYPIQKKSTGFYHLFEFKADPAFINKLETEFRRDERVIRFQTVKLDKYAAEYSEKRRNKVKAKKEKEN; translated from the coding sequence ATGTTGAATCAGTATGAAACCGTTTTCATTGCAACTCCCGTTTTATCTGAAGCCCAGATAAAGGAAGCGGTTGAAAAGTTCAAAGGACTGATTACCGGTAACAACGGCGAATTGCTCCACGAAGAACACTGGGGATTAAAAAAACTGGCTTACCCCATTCAAAAGAAATCGACTGGGTTCTATCACCTTTTCGAATTTAAAGCCGATCCGGCTTTTATTAACAAGCTCGAAACTGAGTTTCGTCGCGACGAGCGTGTCATCCGTTTCCAAACTGTGAAACTGGATAAATATGCAGCTGAATACAGCGAGAAAAGAAGAAACAAAGTAAAAGCTAAAAAAGAGAAGGAGAACTAA